The genomic interval TCTTGTCCCAATCGTAGAATCCCATACTGCCTCCCTAATTCTTCGCCCGATCCACCAATCGTTTTTCGCCGAGCCAGGGCATCATCGAGCGCAGCCGCTTGCCGACCTCTTCGATTTGATGGCCCTGAGCCTGTGACTCCAGCTCGCGGAAGCGCGGCTTGCCGGCTTCGTGCTCGGCCATCCATTCGTCGGCGAATTCGCCCGACTGAATCTCGTCGAGCAAGCGCCGCATCTCGGCGCGCGTCGTTGCGTTGATGATGCGCGGGCCGCGCGTCAGATCGCCGTATTCGGCGGTGTTCGACACCGAGTAACGCATGTTGGCGATGCCGCCTTCATAGAGCAGGTCAACGATCAGCTTCACTTCATGGAGGCATTCAAAGTAAGCCATCTCCGGCGCGTAGCCCGCTTCGACGAGCGTCTCGTAGCCGGCTTGAATCAATGAAGTCAGGCCGCCGCACAGCACCGCCTGTTCGCCGAAGAGATCGGTTTCGGTCTCTTCGCGAAACGAGGTTTCGAGAATGCCGGCGCGCCCGCCGCCGATGGCCGAGGCGTAGGCGAGGCCGACCTGTCGCGTGTTGCCCGACGGGTCTTGATGCACGGCGAGCAGGCAGGGCGTGCCGCGCCCTTGCATGTATTCGTGACGCACCAGGTGGCCGGGCGCTTTCGGCGCCACCATGAAGACGTTGACGTTTTCGGGCGGCACGATCTTCTTGAAGTGGATCGAGAAGCCATGCGCGAAAGCCAGGTGCTTGCCCGGCAGCAGATT from Blastocatellia bacterium carries:
- the ilvC gene encoding ketol-acid reductoisomerase, whose amino-acid sequence is MKAYYDRDCDPDYLRGKKVAVIGYGAQGYAHANNLKESGCDVIVGLRADSPSRAKVEAAGLTVQDTAEAAFNGDVVMMLVPDELAPRIYTKEVAPNLLPGKHLAFAHGFSIHFKKIVPPENVNVFMVAPKAPGHLVRHEYMQGRGTPCLLAVHQDPSGNTRQVGLAYASAIGGGRAGILETSFREETETDLFGEQAVLCGGLTSLIQAGYETLVEAGYAPEMAYFECLHEVKLIVDLLYEGGIANMRYSVSNTAEYGDLTRGPRIINATTRAEMRRLLDEIQSGEFADEWMAEHEAGKPRFRELESQAQGHQIEEVGKRLRSMMPWLGEKRLVDRAKN